In the genome of Nitrospira sp. MA-1, one region contains:
- a CDS encoding DUF928 domain-containing protein — protein sequence MSQMMTRSRGVGVIGVILGLSVQLVGGAELTGQANRQQMRDVATVAIEPRKNHAAVFLEETFPIVDRRFVQVADDKQRVSSGKEALYQPPQRGAPGGRVGGGTRGPSADLPLMWALVPDHVGLSAEVQPRLVWYLSKKTTYPLELTIIEATGVNPIIEKGISSPTEPGIQIIRLADYDLRLEKGKTYQWSVALISDPEHRSRDLIVGGMIQVGDVPVSLGENMRNANPVEATRLWGQAGFWYDAIGVISTQIQSNPSDPEMHNVRASLLEEVDLDMPAQVDRQHGL from the coding sequence ATGAGCCAGATGATGACGCGAAGCAGGGGTGTGGGTGTCATAGGCGTGATCCTTGGTCTTAGTGTTCAATTAGTGGGAGGAGCGGAACTAACTGGTCAGGCAAATCGCCAACAAATGAGGGATGTTGCGACTGTAGCCATTGAACCAAGGAAAAATCACGCGGCGGTTTTTCTGGAGGAGACATTTCCTATTGTCGACCGGCGGTTTGTACAGGTTGCAGATGATAAGCAGCGGGTTTCATCTGGTAAGGAGGCATTGTACCAGCCCCCACAACGAGGGGCTCCAGGAGGACGGGTCGGTGGAGGAACCAGAGGTCCTTCGGCTGATCTTCCATTAATGTGGGCCTTGGTTCCTGACCATGTGGGATTGTCTGCCGAGGTGCAACCACGATTGGTCTGGTATCTATCAAAGAAGACGACCTACCCTTTGGAATTGACCATCATAGAGGCGACGGGAGTGAATCCGATAATTGAGAAAGGGATTTCCTCACCGACTGAGCCCGGGATTCAGATCATCCGGTTAGCAGACTATGACCTGAGGCTGGAAAAAGGAAAAACCTATCAATGGTCTGTGGCTCTGATCTCCGATCCCGAACACCGATCAAGAGATCTGATTGTCGGAGGGATGATCCAGGTAGGAGATGTCCCGGTCTCTCTGGGTGAGAATATGAGGAACGCCAATCCCGTTGAAGCGACGAGGTTATGGGGGCAAGCGGGGTTTTGGTATGACGCCATAGGCGTGATTTCCACCCAGATTCAGTCTAATCCTTCAGATCCCGAGATGCATAATGTGCGAGCGTCCTTGCTCGAAGAGGTGGATTTGGACATGCCGGCGCAGGTGGATCGCCAGCATGGATTATGA
- a CDS encoding CHAT domain-containing protein — translation MLKCGFLKRLDYGPLVFILILGSGGLGFTNSSGEEISPQTLMEDGSRHYQQGQLEQATRSWTQAAQIYENSGDHPNQIQALIYLSRAFLDMGQYQRAQQLLRTAIQTAQENTQPRLMAQALSQLGIVHLNVGESDSALEILQQGLKISREIEDRPLMAAILNDLGNAHAVRQSDTEALAAYTESSILADSLDLQPLSIRAMINAALVEIRQQSTQNGKIHLQLALEKTRQLPDSHEKIQNLLTIGMGLRDLSTQVSAEHAPVFTQAAESFREAIRSAKEIGDWKNESYGWGFSGELYEEGGRHEEALQLTQLAIRTSQKGQAPEALYRWEWNMGRHLKNLGRTDEAISAYQRAIDTLQPIRQQLAVGLPQNPASFRESLGALFFETADLLLQRADEVTNDPRKEGLLFKTRDTIEALKAAELQDYFKDDCVEANRGRIQAIDKVSASTAIIYPILFPDRMVLLMSLGGTMKKITVPVQERDLTKKIHLFRTLLEKRTTHQYLPHAQSLYDLIIRPLEPSLNEFGIQTLVFVPDGSLRTIPMGSLHDGEKFLIQTYALAITPGLTLTDAHPLDREQINLLSVGLSEGVQGFSPLPNTQQEVRELQDLFGGKTLLNEKFRIPNLEQDMKEENFTIIHIASHGKFENEAKNSFVLTYDNKLTMDRLRELIGLFQFRQIPLDLLTLSACETATGDDRSALGLAGVAVKAGARSALATLWFINDQASSNLVNQFYLRLKETSLSKAQALREAQVALLDHPIYRHPGYWAPFLLINNWL, via the coding sequence TTGCTCAAATGCGGGTTCCTCAAACGTCTTGATTATGGTCCTCTGGTTTTCATTCTCATCCTGGGGTCAGGTGGATTAGGGTTCACCAACTCCAGTGGAGAGGAAATATCCCCTCAAACCCTGATGGAGGATGGAAGCCGGCATTACCAGCAAGGACAGCTTGAACAGGCCACCCGGTCCTGGACTCAAGCCGCTCAGATCTATGAAAATTCCGGAGATCATCCCAATCAGATTCAAGCGCTCATTTATCTCTCAAGAGCTTTTCTCGATATGGGCCAATACCAACGGGCGCAACAACTCCTTCGCACCGCCATCCAAACAGCACAGGAAAACACCCAGCCCCGCCTGATGGCCCAGGCGCTCAGCCAATTGGGCATCGTGCACCTTAATGTAGGAGAATCAGATTCCGCGCTCGAAATCCTGCAACAAGGTCTGAAGATCTCCAGGGAAATTGAGGATCGACCGCTCATGGCTGCCATCCTCAATGATCTGGGCAATGCCCATGCGGTTCGCCAGAGCGACACTGAAGCCCTTGCAGCTTATACAGAATCGAGCATTCTCGCCGACTCCCTCGATTTGCAACCTCTCTCAATTCGAGCCATGATTAATGCGGCCCTGGTGGAAATCCGGCAGCAGTCCACACAAAATGGAAAAATCCACCTGCAACTGGCATTGGAGAAAACACGCCAGCTTCCGGACTCCCATGAAAAGATTCAAAACCTGCTCACCATCGGAATGGGATTGAGAGACCTCAGTACCCAGGTCTCAGCGGAACATGCACCGGTATTCACGCAAGCCGCTGAGTCCTTTCGGGAAGCCATACGTAGCGCAAAGGAAATTGGAGACTGGAAAAATGAATCTTATGGATGGGGATTTTCAGGAGAATTGTACGAAGAAGGGGGCCGCCATGAGGAAGCCCTTCAACTCACTCAATTGGCAATTCGGACGAGTCAAAAGGGCCAAGCCCCGGAAGCCCTCTATCGCTGGGAATGGAACATGGGCCGTCACCTCAAAAATCTGGGTCGGACGGACGAGGCCATTTCAGCCTACCAACGGGCGATCGATACGCTCCAACCCATTCGTCAGCAACTAGCAGTCGGGCTTCCCCAAAACCCGGCATCGTTTCGAGAATCTCTGGGAGCCTTGTTTTTTGAGACCGCTGATCTGCTACTCCAACGGGCGGACGAGGTAACAAATGACCCAAGAAAGGAAGGACTCCTGTTCAAAACCCGGGATACCATAGAAGCGTTGAAGGCCGCAGAATTACAGGATTACTTCAAAGACGATTGCGTGGAAGCGAATAGGGGAAGAATTCAAGCCATAGATAAAGTATCCGCCTCCACGGCGATCATTTATCCGATTCTTTTTCCTGACCGGATGGTCCTGCTGATGAGCCTTGGAGGAACGATGAAAAAGATCACCGTTCCTGTTCAGGAACGTGACCTGACCAAAAAAATTCACCTGTTCCGGACCCTATTGGAAAAACGCACCACCCATCAATATTTGCCTCATGCGCAATCTCTCTATGACCTGATCATCCGACCGCTTGAACCTTCCCTGAATGAATTCGGGATCCAGACACTCGTCTTCGTTCCGGATGGATCATTGCGAACCATACCCATGGGGTCTCTCCATGACGGAGAAAAGTTCCTCATCCAAACGTATGCCCTGGCAATCACGCCAGGACTGACGCTCACCGATGCCCATCCCCTGGACCGGGAGCAGATCAATCTCTTGTCGGTTGGACTATCCGAAGGCGTGCAGGGATTTTCACCGCTTCCGAATACGCAACAGGAGGTCAGGGAACTTCAAGACCTCTTTGGCGGGAAGACTCTCCTGAACGAAAAATTCCGCATTCCCAATCTTGAACAGGACATGAAAGAAGAAAACTTTACTATTATTCATATCGCCTCACATGGAAAATTTGAAAATGAGGCCAAGAATTCGTTCGTGCTCACCTATGACAACAAACTCACCATGGATCGACTCAGAGAACTCATCGGACTCTTTCAATTCCGACAAATCCCCCTGGATCTGTTAACCTTGAGCGCCTGTGAAACAGCAACGGGAGACGATCGTTCCGCCCTGGGTTTGGCCGGAGTAGCCGTGAAAGCGGGAGCTCGAAGCGCTTTGGCCACCTTATGGTTCATCAATGACCAGGCCTCCTCCAATCTGGTCAATCAATTCTACCTGCGGCTCAAAGAAACATCACTCTCCAAAGCCCAGGCCCTTCGGGAAGCCCAAGTAGCCCTGCTCGACCATCCTATCTATCGACATCCCGGCTATTGGGCACCGTTCCTCCTGATCAACAACTGGCTCTAA